CATTCGCTCTGACACTCGCCTTCATAaccccatgtactttttccttgCCAACCTCTCCCTTGTTGACATCTTCTTCTCCTCTGTAACTATCCCCAAGATGTTGGCCAACCATCTCCTGGGTAGCAAAGCCATCTCCTTTGGGGATGTCTGGCACAGATGTATTTCATGATAGCTTTGGCAAACACAGACAGCTATATACTAGCTGCAATGGCGTATGACAGAGCTGTGGCCATCAGCCGCCCACTTCATTATGCAAcaattatgagttcaaggccttgtGTCCTCCTGGTTGTTGGGTCCTGGGTGATTGGAAATGCCAATGCACTTTCCCATACCCTTCTCACAGCTAGCTTGTCCTTCTGTGGCAACAAAGATGTGGCCAACTTCTACTGTGACATTACTCCTTTGCTCCAGCTGTCCTGTTCTGACATCCGCTTCAATGTGAAGATGATGTACCTTGGGGTGGGGGTTTTCTCCGTGCCACTGCTGTGCATTGTCATCTCCTATGTCCGGGTCTTTTCCACAGTCTTACGGGCTCCATCCACCAAGGGCTTCCTCAAGGCCTTGTCCACCTGTGACTCTCACCTGACAGTGGTGTCTTTGTATTACGGGACAGTGATGGGCATGTATTTCCGGCCCTTGAACAGTTACAATCTGAAGCATGCATTGATAACTGTGATGTACACAGCAGTGACCCCAATGCTGAACCCtttcatctacagcctgaggaaccGGGACATGAAGGCTGCTCTGAGGAAACTCTTCTGTCACAGTGCTTCTTCATCCCCCATGTGAGACCTCACACTGTGGTCCCCCATCAGAAGCCCTGGGAAATCCAGCTCCAATATCACCCCTGCAAGGAGCTGCCTGTCATATTTCCAGCTTTAAAATCCTTCCTTCAAGAGCCTTCTGATAGTCTGCCAGAGGCCATAAGAATATACATCacagcctggtacttggctgtggatctctgcatctgctcccatcagttactggatgaaggctctatgatgactgtTAAGGTGttcaccaatctaattactggagtaggccagctcaggtaccctctccactattgctattagtctaagctggggtcatccttgtggatttctggaaacttccctagcactaagtttctccctatccccatgatgtctccttctatcaagatatctctttgaTTGCTTTCCCATTCCATCCATATTCCAGCTCGagcatcccattcccttatgttcttatgCCCCATCCTCTACTCTCTATTGCCTAAAGCAATAAATCCATGGAATCTGCCTAAAGGGCAAGAAATTTATTAGGTATAAAGTTCGCTATggagatttattgtagggtccTGGAAAGCAGAGCTATGGTCCACACTGTTCTTCTGCCTGGTCCTTCTCAGCACCCAAAAaccatgaggagagagagagagagagagagagagagagagagagagagagagagagagagagatgcatacatgcatctcaggtcttaagggtcccaagAGGCCATGCCCCACCTGAAGGTCATAGGAAGGTAGAGAAGTTACCTGTTACATCTTCTAGGgagcagtgtttcaaggtcatagctagaaaagctacccactacaattacccccctcccctttctcccagtttactcaggagatctcttctatttccccttcccagggggatccatgcatccctcttagggtcctccttgtaaTCTAGCTTTTCTAGAgctgtggattgcagtctggttatcctttgctttacatctagtatccacttatgtgtgATTATATactatgtttatctttctgagtctgggttacctcactcaggatgatattttctagttccatccatttgtctgtgaatttcatgatgtcattgtttttttacttttgattagtactccattatgtatatgtaccacattttctttatccattctttggc
This Peromyscus leucopus breed LL Stock chromosome 8b, UCI_PerLeu_2.1, whole genome shotgun sequence DNA region includes the following protein-coding sequences:
- the LOC114691585 gene encoding LOW QUALITY PROTEIN: olfactory receptor 1A1-like (The sequence of the model RefSeq protein was modified relative to this genomic sequence to represent the inferred CDS: inserted 1 base in 1 codon), yielding MGEENQSFTTDFNLLGVTRQQEHENFFFILFLFIYPITVIGNMLIILAIRSDTRLHNPMYFFLANLSLVDIFFSSVTIPKMLANHLLGSKAISFXGCLAQMYFMIALANTDSYILAAMAYDRAVAISRPLHYATIMSSRPCVLLVVGSWVIGNANALSHTLLTASLSFCGNKDVANFYCDITPLLQLSCSDIRFNVKMMYLGVGVFSVPLLCIVISYVRVFSTVLRAPSTKGFLKALSTCDSHLTVVSLYYGTVMGMYFRPLNSYNLKHALITVMYTAVTPMLNPFIYSLRNRDMKAALRKLFCHSASSSPM